A genomic region of Streptomyces sp. NBC_00247 contains the following coding sequences:
- a CDS encoding HAMP domain-containing protein has protein sequence MKKQRQGTVEVDAAALNRLLSALLAMRDGNFRRRLTVSGDGPLTEISAVFNEVADRNLHLTGELARVRRVVGREGKLTERLETGACEGAWAAAIDASNELVDDLARPVSEVGRVLSAVADGDLEQRMELRSHTADETVRPLRGEFLKVARTVNNLVDQLSAFTEQVTRVAVEVGTEGKLGGQAQVRGMSGSWKDLTDSVNTMAYRLTAQVRDIALVTTAVAKGDLSRKVTVHVAGEMLQLKNTVNTMVDQLSSFSSEVTRVAREVGTEGELGGQATVPGVAGVWKDLTDSVNTMAGNLTSQVRGIAEVTTAVANGDLSQKVTVSARGEVAQLAETINQMTETLRTFADEVTRVASEVGGEGLLGGQAQVPGAAGTWKDLTDSVNTVFRNLTTQVRDIAQVTTAVASGDMSQKVTVDVAGEMLELKNTVNTMVDQLQSFGSEVTRVAREVGVEGRLGGQAEVPGAAGTWKDLTDSVNTAFRNLTGQVRDIAQVTTAVANGDLSQKVTVDVAGEMLELKNTVNTMVSQLSSFADQVTRMARDVGTEGRLGGQARVDGVSGTWKELTDSVNFMAGNLTDQVRQIAQVTTAVARGDLSQKIDVDARGEILELKNTINTMVDQLSAFAEQVTRVAREVGTDGRLGGQAQVPGVAGVWRDLTDSVNGMAGNLTAQVRNIAQVATAVARGDLSQKIDVDARGEILELKNTLNTMVDQLSNFAEQVTRVAREVGTEGILGGQAEVQGVSGTWKDLTQSVNGMANNLTLQVRNIAEVTTAVAKGDLSKKITVDAKGEILELVTTVNTMVDQLMNFADEVARVAREVGTEGILGGQARVRGATGIWKDLSDNVNLMANNLTSQVRNISRVSSAVANGDLTKKVTVEARGEVAELADTVNTMVTTLSSFADEVTRVAREVGTEGILGGQARVPGVSGTWKDLTESVNSMASNLTGQVRQIATVTTAIAKGDLTKKIDIDAQGEILQLKDTINTMVDQLSSFADQVTRVAREVGTEGQLGGQARVRDVDGTWRDLTESVNEMAGNLTRQVRAIAAVATAVTRGDLNLKIDVDAAGEIQVLQDNINTMIANLRDTTLANKEQDWLKGNLARISGLMQGRRDLDDVASLIMSELTPVVSAQHGAFFMAMAAGDTDEVGADASAESAYELRMRGSYGYSVGSMPTSFRPGESLIGQSASEKRTIQVDSAPPAYLKISSGLGEAPPAHVIVLPVLFEGKVLGVIELASFQPFTQIQRDFLNQLAEMIATSVNTISVNTRTEKLLEQSQELTEQLRDRSEELENRQKALQASNAELEDKAELLARQNRDIELKNTEIEEARQVLQERAEQLAVSMRYKSEFLANMSHELRTPLNSLLILAKLLADNAEGNLSPKQVEFAETIHGAGSDLLQLINDILDLSKVEAGKMDVSPTRIALVQLVDYVEATFRPLTAEKGLDFSVRVSPELPATLHTDEQRLLQVLRNLLSNAVKFTDGGAVELVIRPAGPDVPNAIRENLLETGSLRDADADLIAFSVTDTGIGIASSKMMVIFEAFKQADGTTSRKYGGTGLGLSISREIARLLGGEIHAASEPGRGSTFTLYLPLRRGELPAQGSTQGGSGSSELPSGDGEYPAQADSAPLGDPANSAGVFRRRRQALGDPRRRPELPAPNRPGAGAAPAAENAAQEDWVQGTQAPEGRRSFRFRGEKVLIVDDDIRNVFALTSALEQHGLSVLYAENGREGIEVLEQHDDVAVVLMDIMMPEMDGYATTTAIRRMPQFAALPIVALTAKAMKGDKEKALDCGASDYVTKPVDPDYLLGVMERWMRGE, from the coding sequence GTGAAAAAACAGCGTCAAGGAACCGTCGAGGTGGACGCGGCAGCTCTGAACAGACTGCTCTCCGCCCTGCTCGCGATGCGTGACGGCAACTTCCGCAGGCGGCTCACCGTCTCGGGGGACGGGCCGTTGACGGAGATCTCCGCCGTCTTCAACGAGGTGGCGGACCGCAACCTCCACCTCACGGGTGAACTCGCACGGGTCCGCAGGGTGGTCGGTCGGGAGGGGAAGCTCACCGAACGGCTGGAGACCGGCGCCTGTGAAGGCGCCTGGGCCGCCGCGATCGACGCGTCCAACGAACTGGTCGACGATCTCGCGCGCCCCGTGTCCGAGGTCGGCCGGGTGCTGTCCGCGGTGGCCGACGGTGACCTCGAACAGCGGATGGAGCTGCGCTCCCACACCGCGGACGAGACGGTACGGCCGCTGCGCGGGGAGTTCCTGAAGGTCGCCCGTACGGTCAACAACCTGGTCGACCAGCTGTCGGCGTTCACCGAACAGGTGACGCGGGTCGCCGTCGAGGTGGGTACCGAGGGCAAGCTGGGCGGCCAGGCGCAGGTGCGCGGCATGTCCGGTTCCTGGAAGGACCTCACGGACTCCGTCAACACGATGGCGTACCGGCTCACCGCGCAGGTGCGGGACATCGCTCTGGTGACGACGGCGGTGGCCAAGGGCGACCTGTCGCGGAAGGTCACCGTCCACGTGGCCGGTGAGATGCTCCAGCTGAAGAACACCGTCAACACGATGGTGGACCAGCTCTCCTCCTTCTCCTCCGAGGTCACCCGGGTCGCCCGCGAGGTCGGCACCGAGGGTGAGCTCGGTGGTCAGGCCACCGTGCCCGGTGTCGCGGGTGTGTGGAAGGACCTCACCGACTCCGTCAACACCATGGCGGGAAACCTCACCAGCCAGGTGCGCGGCATCGCCGAGGTCACGACGGCGGTGGCCAACGGCGACCTGTCGCAGAAGGTCACCGTGAGTGCGCGCGGCGAAGTCGCGCAGCTCGCCGAGACGATCAACCAGATGACCGAGACGCTGCGTACCTTCGCGGACGAGGTGACCCGGGTCGCCAGCGAGGTCGGCGGCGAGGGGCTGCTCGGTGGCCAGGCCCAGGTGCCCGGTGCCGCGGGGACCTGGAAGGACCTGACCGACTCGGTCAACACCGTCTTCCGGAACCTGACCACGCAGGTGCGGGACATCGCCCAGGTGACGACGGCGGTGGCCAGCGGTGACATGTCGCAGAAGGTCACCGTCGACGTGGCCGGGGAGATGCTTGAGCTGAAGAACACCGTCAACACGATGGTGGACCAGCTCCAGTCCTTCGGTTCCGAGGTGACCAGGGTCGCCCGGGAAGTCGGCGTGGAAGGCAGGCTCGGCGGCCAGGCCGAGGTACCGGGCGCCGCCGGTACGTGGAAGGACCTGACCGACTCCGTCAACACGGCGTTCCGCAACCTCACCGGACAGGTGCGGGACATCGCCCAGGTGACGACGGCGGTGGCCAACGGCGACCTGTCGCAGAAGGTCACCGTCGATGTCGCCGGGGAGATGCTTGAGCTGAAGAACACCGTCAACACGATGGTGTCGCAGCTTTCCTCGTTCGCCGACCAGGTGACCCGGATGGCACGTGACGTGGGCACCGAGGGACGCCTCGGCGGGCAGGCCCGGGTCGACGGAGTCTCCGGTACGTGGAAGGAACTCACCGACTCCGTCAACTTCATGGCGGGGAACCTCACCGACCAGGTCCGTCAGATCGCCCAGGTGACGACGGCGGTGGCGCGCGGCGACCTGTCGCAGAAGATCGACGTGGACGCGCGCGGCGAGATCCTGGAGCTGAAGAACACCATCAACACGATGGTCGACCAGCTCTCCGCGTTCGCGGAACAGGTGACCCGGGTGGCCCGCGAGGTGGGTACGGACGGCCGGCTCGGCGGCCAGGCGCAGGTGCCCGGAGTGGCCGGCGTCTGGCGCGATCTGACCGACTCGGTGAACGGCATGGCGGGGAACCTCACCGCCCAGGTCCGCAATATCGCGCAGGTCGCCACCGCGGTGGCGCGCGGCGACCTGTCGCAGAAGATCGACGTGGACGCGCGCGGCGAGATCCTGGAGCTGAAGAACACCCTCAACACCATGGTCGACCAGCTCTCGAACTTCGCGGAGCAGGTGACCCGGGTGGCCCGCGAGGTGGGCACCGAGGGCATCCTCGGCGGTCAGGCCGAGGTGCAGGGGGTCTCCGGTACCTGGAAGGACCTCACCCAGTCCGTCAACGGCATGGCCAACAACCTCACCCTCCAGGTCCGGAACATCGCCGAGGTCACGACCGCCGTGGCCAAGGGCGACCTGTCGAAGAAGATCACCGTCGACGCCAAGGGCGAGATCCTCGAACTGGTCACGACCGTCAACACCATGGTCGACCAGCTGATGAACTTCGCCGACGAGGTCGCCCGGGTGGCCCGCGAAGTGGGTACCGAGGGCATCCTCGGCGGACAGGCCCGGGTGCGCGGCGCGACGGGCATCTGGAAGGACCTCAGCGACAACGTCAACCTGATGGCCAACAACCTGACCAGTCAGGTGCGGAACATCTCCCGGGTCTCCTCGGCGGTCGCCAACGGCGATCTGACGAAGAAGGTCACCGTCGAGGCACGGGGCGAGGTCGCCGAGCTGGCCGACACGGTCAACACGATGGTGACGACGCTCTCCTCGTTCGCGGACGAGGTGACCCGGGTGGCCCGCGAGGTGGGTACCGAGGGCATCCTCGGCGGACAGGCCCGGGTCCCGGGGGTCTCGGGGACCTGGAAGGACCTCACCGAGTCGGTGAACTCGATGGCCTCCAACCTCACCGGACAGGTGCGGCAGATCGCCACCGTCACCACCGCCATCGCCAAGGGCGACCTCACCAAGAAGATCGACATCGACGCGCAGGGCGAGATCCTGCAGCTCAAGGACACCATCAACACGATGGTCGACCAGCTGTCGTCGTTCGCCGACCAGGTGACCCGGGTGGCCCGCGAGGTGGGTACCGAGGGCCAGCTGGGCGGCCAGGCCCGGGTGCGGGACGTCGACGGCACCTGGCGCGACCTCACCGAGTCGGTGAACGAGATGGCCGGGAACCTCACCCGGCAGGTGCGGGCCATCGCCGCCGTCGCCACCGCGGTGACGCGCGGCGACCTGAACCTGAAGATCGACGTGGACGCCGCCGGCGAGATCCAGGTGCTGCAGGACAACATCAACACGATGATCGCCAACCTGCGCGACACCACCCTCGCCAACAAGGAGCAGGACTGGCTGAAGGGCAACCTCGCCCGGATCTCCGGCCTGATGCAGGGGCGGCGGGACCTGGACGACGTCGCCTCGCTGATCATGAGCGAACTGACGCCGGTGGTCTCCGCCCAGCACGGCGCGTTCTTCATGGCCATGGCGGCGGGCGACACCGACGAGGTGGGCGCGGACGCCAGTGCCGAGAGCGCGTACGAGCTGCGGATGCGCGGCAGTTACGGATACTCGGTGGGCTCGATGCCGACCTCCTTCCGGCCCGGCGAGTCGCTCATCGGACAGTCCGCCTCGGAGAAGCGGACCATCCAGGTGGACAGCGCGCCGCCCGCGTACCTGAAGATCTCCTCGGGGCTCGGCGAGGCGCCCCCGGCCCATGTGATCGTGCTGCCGGTGCTCTTCGAGGGCAAGGTCCTCGGCGTGATCGAACTCGCCTCCTTCCAGCCGTTCACCCAGATCCAGCGGGATTTCCTGAACCAGCTCGCCGAGATGATCGCGACGAGCGTCAACACCATCAGCGTCAACACGAGGACCGAGAAGCTGCTGGAACAGTCCCAGGAGCTGACCGAACAGCTCCGGGACCGTTCGGAGGAGTTGGAGAACCGGCAGAAGGCCCTCCAGGCGTCCAACGCCGAACTGGAGGACAAGGCCGAGCTGCTGGCGCGGCAGAACCGTGACATCGAGCTGAAGAACACCGAGATCGAGGAAGCCCGGCAGGTCCTGCAGGAGCGTGCCGAACAGCTCGCCGTCTCGATGCGCTACAAGTCGGAGTTCCTGGCGAACATGTCGCACGAGCTGCGGACGCCGCTCAACTCGCTGCTGATCCTCGCCAAGTTGCTCGCGGACAACGCCGAGGGCAACCTCTCGCCCAAGCAGGTGGAGTTCGCCGAGACGATCCACGGGGCCGGGTCCGACCTGCTCCAGCTGATCAACGACATCCTCGACCTCTCCAAGGTCGAGGCGGGCAAGATGGACGTCAGCCCGACCCGTATCGCGCTGGTCCAGCTGGTCGACTACGTGGAGGCGACCTTCCGGCCGCTGACCGCGGAGAAGGGGCTCGACTTCTCCGTACGCGTCTCACCCGAACTGCCCGCCACCCTCCACACCGACGAGCAGCGACTGCTCCAGGTGCTGCGCAACCTGCTCTCCAACGCGGTGAAGTTCACCGACGGCGGCGCGGTGGAGCTGGTGATCCGGCCGGCCGGACCGGACGTCCCGAACGCCATCAGGGAGAACCTGCTGGAGACGGGGTCGCTGCGGGACGCGGACGCCGACCTGATCGCGTTCTCGGTCACCGACACCGGGATCGGGATCGCGTCCAGCAAGATGATGGTGATCTTCGAGGCGTTCAAGCAGGCGGACGGCACCACCAGCCGCAAGTACGGCGGTACCGGCCTCGGACTCTCCATCAGCCGGGAGATCGCGCGCCTGCTGGGCGGCGAGATCCACGCGGCGAGCGAGCCCGGCCGGGGTTCCACCTTCACCCTCTACCTCCCGCTGCGCCGCGGCGAACTCCCCGCGCAGGGCTCTACGCAGGGAGGCTCCGGATCCTCCGAACTGCCCTCCGGCGACGGGGAGTACCCGGCTCAGGCCGACTCCGCGCCGCTGGGCGACCCGGCCAATTCGGCGGGCGTGTTCCGGCGCCGGCGCCAGGCACTCGGCGATCCGCGCCGGCGCCCGGAGCTGCCCGCGCCCAACCGCCCCGGCGCCGGGGCGGCCCCGGCCGCGGAGAACGCAGCGCAGGAAGACTGGGTCCAGGGGACACAAGCGCCCGAGGGGCGGAGGTCGTTCAGGTTCCGCGGCGAGAAGGTGCTGATCGTGGACGACGACATCCGCAACGTCTTCGCCCTCACCAGCGCCCTCGAACAGCACGGACTCTCCGTGCTCTACGCGGAGAACGGCCGCGAGGGGATCGAAGTGCTGGAGCAGCACGACGACGTGGCGGTCGTGCTGATGGACATCATGATGCCGGAGATGGACGGGTACGCGACGACGACGGCGATCCGGCGGATGCCCCAGTTCGCCGCTCTTCCGATCGTCGCGCTGACCGCGAAGGCCATGAAGGGCGACAAGGAGAAGGCGCTCGACTGCGGCGCCTCCGACTACGTCACCAAGCCGGTCGACCCCGACTACCTGCTCGGCGTCATGGAGAGGTGGATGCGCGGGGAGTGA
- a CDS encoding ribonuclease J, with translation MSHPHPELGTPPKLPKGALRVTPLGGLGEIGRNMTVFEYGGRLLIVDCGVLFPEEEQPGIDLILPDFTTIRDRLDDVEGIVLTHGHEDHIGGVPYLLRLKPDIPLIGSKLTLALIEAKLQEHRIRPYTLEVVEGQRERIGVFDCEFIAVNHSIPDALAVAIRTPAGMAVATGDFKMDQLPLDGRLTDLHAFARLSEEGIDLLLSDSTNAEVPGFVPPEKDISNVLRTVFANADKRIIVASFASHVHRIQQILDAAHEYGRRVAFVGRSMVRNMGIARDLGYLKVPAGLVVDVKTLDDLPDDEVVLVCTGSQGEPMAALSRMANRDHQIRIVQGDTVILASSLIPGNENAVYRVINGLTRWGANVVHKGNAKVHVSGHASAGELLYFYNICKPKNLMPVHGEWRHLRANAELGALTGVPKDHIVIAEDGVVVDLIDGKAKIVGKVQAGYVYVDGLSVGDVTETSLKDRRILGDEGIISVFIVVDTNSGKIVGGPHIQARGSGIDDAAFTAVVPKIEEALNKSAQDGVMEPHQLQQLIRRSVGKWVSDTYRRRPMILPVVVEV, from the coding sequence TTGAGTCATCCGCATCCTGAACTCGGTACCCCGCCGAAGCTCCCGAAGGGCGCCCTGAGGGTCACTCCCCTCGGCGGCCTCGGCGAGATCGGCCGCAACATGACGGTCTTCGAGTACGGCGGCCGCCTGCTCATCGTCGACTGCGGCGTCCTCTTCCCCGAGGAGGAGCAGCCGGGCATCGACCTGATCCTGCCGGACTTCACCACGATCCGGGACCGCCTGGACGACGTGGAGGGCATCGTCCTCACGCACGGCCACGAGGACCACATCGGCGGCGTGCCGTACCTGCTGCGCCTGAAGCCCGACATCCCGCTGATCGGCTCCAAGCTCACGCTCGCGCTGATCGAGGCGAAGCTCCAGGAGCACCGCATCCGCCCGTACACCCTCGAGGTCGTCGAGGGGCAGCGGGAGCGCATCGGCGTCTTCGACTGCGAGTTCATCGCGGTCAACCACTCCATCCCGGACGCCCTCGCGGTCGCCATCCGCACCCCCGCGGGCATGGCGGTCGCCACCGGCGACTTCAAGATGGACCAGCTCCCGCTGGACGGCCGGCTCACCGACCTGCACGCGTTCGCGCGGCTCAGCGAGGAGGGCATCGACCTCCTCCTCTCCGACTCGACGAACGCCGAGGTCCCGGGCTTCGTCCCGCCGGAGAAGGACATCTCCAACGTCCTGCGCACGGTCTTCGCCAACGCCGACAAGCGGATCATCGTGGCGAGCTTCGCCAGCCACGTCCACCGCATCCAGCAGATCCTGGACGCCGCCCACGAGTACGGCCGCCGGGTCGCCTTCGTCGGCCGCTCGATGGTCCGCAACATGGGCATCGCCCGTGACCTGGGCTATCTCAAGGTGCCGGCCGGGCTCGTCGTCGACGTCAAGACGCTCGACGACCTCCCGGACGACGAGGTGGTCCTCGTCTGCACGGGTTCGCAGGGCGAGCCCATGGCCGCGCTGTCGCGCATGGCCAACCGCGACCACCAGATCCGGATCGTCCAGGGCGACACGGTCATCCTGGCGTCGTCGCTCATCCCGGGCAACGAGAACGCGGTCTACCGCGTGATCAACGGCCTGACCCGCTGGGGTGCCAACGTCGTCCACAAGGGCAACGCCAAGGTGCACGTCTCGGGTCACGCCTCGGCCGGCGAGCTGCTGTACTTCTACAACATCTGCAAGCCGAAGAACCTGATGCCGGTGCACGGCGAGTGGCGCCACCTGCGGGCCAACGCCGAGCTGGGCGCGCTGACGGGTGTTCCCAAGGACCACATCGTCATCGCGGAGGACGGCGTGGTCGTCGACCTCATCGACGGCAAGGCGAAGATCGTCGGCAAGGTCCAGGCGGGCTACGTCTACGTGGACGGCCTCTCGGTCGGCGACGTCACCGAGACCTCCCTCAAGGACCGCCGCATCCTCGGCGACGAGGGCATCATCTCGGTCTTCATCGTGGTCGACACCAACTCCGGCAAGATCGTGGGCGGTCCCCACATCCAGGCCCGGGGCTCCGGTATCGACGACGCGGCGTTCACCGCCGTCGTACCGAAGATCGAGGAAGCCCTCAACAAGTCGGCCCAGGACGGCGTCATGGAGCCGCACCAGCTCCAGCAGCTGATCCGCCGCTCGGTGGGCAAGTGGGTCTCCGACACCTACCGCCGGCGCCCGATGATCCTCCCGGTCGTCGTGGAGGTCTGA
- a CDS encoding SpoIIE family protein phosphatase gives MGSAVITARAAATFEPAGRSVATARAFVRDTLQGWGYTDVIDDAVVLTSELVTNAVVHAGTAADVLCLRSEDGVRVEVADHYPEREVPLQSTAVDFGSPDREGGRGLLLCAALASRWGVEYTPTRKHVWFQLDLPDRPVGIRSAGPLLPVESLPVADRRIRVAVVQIDMAGAVASWNEDASFLFGYAPEQVVGKQLTEFAAWPQTPGTSTGVAAALQLSRWEGSYGFRCADGRVVPVYASHLRVRDIAGSPSTVCLMVRDDERAVLQSPVRAPVTDTGESRSADPFEVFIGSPAPDDLDGLLQRTVERARDMLDADAAFLLLATDDETELEVRATTGLPSARQRFARVPVEAGAGRYGSARMPAVHEDLTATEGAVPLLDGTGMRSVVTVPLKVEGRLTGSLGVAAEAAGRYTNEEALRLQFAADRIALAVESARLGELERLRRGSLSFLVEASDLLAGTLDRDQTLALMAQMTVPKLATWCAVYTIADPASEPFLSFVLHEDEDLIDGLKALLSRIDPPEPVPSPGARVWGAPSKAAHEAALRTSMRSLSSDAPLSMANSTRTTLATAAAVGGETVVLPLVARNRVIGMLTLGKPSDDHFRQEILELAEDLSRRAALALDNARLYSERTAISQALQRSLLPPSQPVVPNVEIEVIYRAAGEGNEVGGDFYDVFPIRDGVYGFAIGDVCGTGPEAAAVTGLARHALRLLAREGFGGPAVLERLNAAILDEGARSRFLTLLYGELRPQEDGSALLKVVCAGHPLPLRLRQDGTVQAAAEPQPLLGVIEDLELFEQEITLAPGDVLLCVTDGITERREGTRMLGDDGLAEVLANCTGLTAGAVAARVLRAVERFAAEPASDDMAILAMRVPEPQTV, from the coding sequence ATGGGGAGTGCAGTGATCACCGCGCGGGCGGCCGCCACCTTCGAACCGGCCGGTCGCTCGGTAGCGACAGCCCGCGCCTTCGTCCGGGACACGCTCCAGGGATGGGGCTACACCGACGTCATCGACGACGCCGTCGTCCTCACCAGCGAGCTGGTGACCAACGCGGTCGTGCACGCGGGCACCGCCGCGGACGTCCTCTGCCTGCGCTCGGAGGACGGGGTGCGCGTCGAGGTCGCCGACCACTACCCGGAGCGCGAGGTCCCGCTCCAGAGCACGGCGGTCGACTTCGGCAGCCCGGACCGGGAGGGCGGCCGGGGCCTGCTGCTCTGCGCCGCGCTGGCGTCCCGCTGGGGCGTGGAGTACACCCCCACCCGCAAACACGTCTGGTTCCAGCTGGACCTGCCCGACCGGCCGGTGGGCATCCGTTCCGCCGGCCCGCTCCTCCCCGTCGAGAGCCTGCCGGTCGCCGACCGCCGCATCCGGGTCGCCGTCGTCCAGATCGACATGGCCGGGGCCGTGGCCTCCTGGAACGAGGACGCCTCGTTCCTCTTCGGCTACGCCCCCGAGCAGGTCGTGGGCAAGCAGCTCACCGAGTTCGCCGCCTGGCCGCAGACCCCGGGCACCAGCACCGGCGTCGCCGCCGCGCTCCAACTGTCGCGCTGGGAGGGGAGTTACGGCTTCCGGTGCGCGGACGGCCGGGTCGTCCCCGTCTACGCCTCGCACCTGCGGGTCCGGGACATCGCGGGTTCCCCCTCCACGGTCTGTCTGATGGTCCGCGACGACGAGCGCGCGGTGTTGCAGAGCCCGGTGCGGGCACCGGTCACCGACACCGGCGAGAGCCGCTCGGCCGACCCCTTCGAGGTGTTCATCGGCTCCCCCGCACCCGACGACCTGGACGGACTGCTCCAACGCACCGTCGAGCGGGCTCGCGACATGCTCGACGCGGACGCCGCCTTCCTGCTCCTGGCCACGGACGACGAGACCGAACTCGAGGTCCGTGCCACCACCGGCCTGCCCTCCGCCCGTCAGCGCTTCGCCCGGGTCCCCGTCGAGGCGGGCGCCGGCCGTTACGGCTCCGCCCGGATGCCGGCCGTGCACGAGGACCTGACGGCCACGGAGGGCGCCGTTCCGTTGCTGGACGGCACGGGGATGCGCTCGGTGGTGACGGTGCCGCTGAAGGTGGAGGGCCGACTCACCGGATCGCTGGGCGTCGCCGCCGAGGCCGCGGGGCGGTACACCAACGAGGAGGCCCTGCGCCTCCAGTTCGCCGCCGACCGCATCGCGCTCGCCGTGGAGTCGGCGCGCCTCGGCGAGCTGGAACGTCTCCGCAGGGGTTCCCTCTCCTTCCTCGTCGAGGCGTCCGACCTGCTGGCCGGGACGCTCGACCGGGACCAGACTCTGGCCCTCATGGCCCAGATGACCGTTCCCAAGCTCGCCACCTGGTGCGCCGTCTACACCATCGCCGATCCGGCCTCGGAACCCTTCCTCTCCTTCGTCCTGCACGAGGACGAGGATCTGATCGACGGGCTCAAGGCCCTGCTGTCCCGCATCGATCCGCCCGAGCCGGTGCCCTCCCCGGGAGCCCGTGTGTGGGGTGCCCCGAGCAAGGCCGCCCACGAGGCGGCGCTGCGCACCTCGATGCGGAGCCTGAGCAGTGACGCCCCGTTGAGCATGGCCAACTCCACCCGCACGACGCTCGCCACGGCCGCCGCGGTGGGCGGGGAGACGGTCGTGCTCCCCCTCGTCGCCCGTAACCGTGTCATCGGCATGCTCACGCTCGGCAAACCGTCGGACGACCACTTCCGCCAGGAGATCCTGGAACTCGCGGAGGACCTCTCCCGGCGGGCCGCCCTCGCGCTGGACAACGCCCGGCTCTACTCCGAGCGCACGGCCATCAGCCAGGCGCTCCAGCGCAGCTTGCTGCCCCCGAGCCAGCCGGTGGTACCGAACGTCGAGATCGAGGTCATCTACCGCGCCGCCGGCGAGGGCAACGAGGTCGGTGGCGACTTCTACGACGTCTTCCCGATCCGCGACGGCGTCTACGGCTTCGCCATCGGCGACGTATGCGGTACGGGTCCCGAGGCCGCGGCCGTCACGGGGCTCGCCCGGCACGCCCTGCGCCTGCTCGCCCGCGAGGGCTTCGGCGGCCCGGCGGTGCTGGAGCGCCTCAACGCGGCCATCCTCGACGAGGGTGCCCGCAGCCGCTTCCTCACGCTCCTGTACGGCGAGCTGCGCCCCCAGGAGGACGGCAGCGCCCTTCTGAAGGTCGTGTGCGCCGGCCACCCCCTGCCGCTCCGCCTCCGTCAGGACGGCACGGTGCAGGCCGCCGCCGAGCCGCAGCCGCTGCTCGGCGTCATCGAGGACCTGGAGCTGTTCGAGCAGGAGATCACGCTCGCCCCCGGCGACGTCCTGCTCTGTGTCACGGACGGCATCACCGAGCGCCGCGAGGGAACCCGCATGCTCGGGGACGACGGACTGGCGGAGGTCCTGGCCAACTGCACGGGGCTGACGGCCGGAGCGGTGGCCGCACGCGTCCTGCGGGCCGTCGAGCGGTTCGCCGCCGAGCCGGCCTCGGACGACATGGCCATCCTCGCCATGCGCGTTCCCGAGCCGCAGACGGTCTGA